The Halorhabdus rudnickae DNA segment CGTCGAGAAGTACAACCTCACGGCAGTGGTCCCAGTGGCGCCGGAACTGTGGGTGTTCGGTGCCGGCCTGGTCGAAGCCGGCGTCGGCGTTGCATTCCTGCTTGGGCTGTTCACCCGTGGGAGTGCTGCGGTTGGCTTTCTTATGTTGACGACGACGCTGTTCGGGCTGCCCGACGATCCGGTACTCGCTCACATCACGCTGTTCGGGCTCCTCTCGGCACTGCTGGTGATCGGGGCCGGTCGGTATTCACTCGACGCGTCACTGCTACCGGCTCTCCGCCGTCGGCTCGATCCGGAGTTCGAGCCCGCCGCAGGCCACGAAACCCCGGCCGACTGACTCACGAGCGATAGATCCGTGAGTCTGGCCGCCGAACCAGGGATATGGAACGCGTCTGTGCTGACTGCGGACGGACGTACCCGGTCGACGGTCCATGGCGGTGTGACTGTGGCCACCCGCTTGACTTGCGAGACCGTCCCACACTGCCCGCAGAACCGCCCGCTCTCGACCGCGAGAACGGCCTCTGGGCCTGTGGGGACTTCCTGCCCGTCGAGCCGCGGGTCACACTTGGCGAGGGGTGGACGCCGCTGATCGAGGGGGCAGTCGACGGCCTCCAGTACAAACTCGAACACCTGTTTCCGACGGGGAGTTTCAAGGACCGCGGGGCGGCGGTCGTCGTCTCTCACGCCCTCGAACGCGGCGCTGATCGAGTCCTCGAAGATTCCTCGGGAAATGCCGGACTGGCGATCGCAACCTACGCCGCCAGGGCCGGTATCGACGCCGAGATATTCGTCCCTGACGATGCCAAGCCGGGCAAGCTCCGGGCGATCGAGCGGACTGGAGCGGATCTGCGGCGAATCGAGGGCACGCGTGAGGATGTGACCGAAGCGTGTATCGACGCGGTCGAAGACAGTGAGGGGTACTACGCCAGTCACGCCTGGGAACCCCTGTTTCTGTCGGGCACGGCGACGTTCGCCTTGGAGGTCGCTGCACAGCGTGGCTGGCAGGCACCCGACGCCGTGGTGACGCCGCTGGGCCACGGGACGCTATTTCTGGGTGCCTACCGCGGGTTCGAGCGTCTCCACCGGGCGGGCTGGATCGACGACGTGCCGCGGTTGTGCGGCGTGCAGGCCAGCGGCGTCGCGCCGATCGCCGCCGCTCGCGGGAACGACCGGGACGCCCTACGAAACGACGTTGCCGATGGCATTCAGATCGCCGATCCAGTACGGCAAACGGGGATTCTGGAAGCCACTGACGCGACCGACGGCGACGCGGTGGCCGTCACGGCGGCGGAAACCGAGCGCGCTCACGATCGATTGCTCGGCGAGGGGCTGGATCTCGATCCGACGAGCGCGACGGCACTCGCGGGACTCGACCGGTTGGTCGAGGGTGGCGTGATCGGCGACGACGCCGACGTGGTCGTTCCCCTGACTGGTCGGAACCGGTCGGCGTGAGACGGGATGAAAGCTGTGTGAGATGGCGAATCGTTCGAGTCAGCCCCCGACGGAAAGCCTTTACCGCCGCCACAGCGTAGCCGCGGTCAAATGGTACTCGACGATCTGGGATCCTCCCTGCGGGGGGCCCTCGACGGCCTCCGGGGGAAATCCCGCATCAGCGAGGAAGACGTCCAGGCGGTCGTCAAGGAGATCCAGCGCTCGCTGCTCCAGGCCGACGCCGACGTCGACCTCGTGATGGAACTGTCGGACAACATCGAGTCCCGGGCCGTAGAGGAGGAACCGCCCTCGGGAACCTCCGCCCGGGACTGGGTGCTACGCATCGTCTACGAGGAACTGGTCGAACTCGTCGGCGATTCGACTGAGATCCCGCTCGAACCCCAGACGATCGTGCTGGCGGGGCTGCAGGGGGCCGGGAAGACCACCACTGCGGCGAAGATCGCCTGGTGGTTTTCGAAGAAGGGTCTACGCCCGGCAGTCATTCAGACCGACACCTGGCGACCCGGTGCCTACGAGCAGGCCGAGCAGATGGCCGAACGCGCCGAAGTCGACTTCTACGGCGACCCGGACAGCGACGACGCGGTCCAGATCGCCCGTGATGGCCTGGAAGCCACCGAAGACGCCGACGTCAGGATCGTCGACACTGCCGGTCGCCACGCCCTCGAAGACGATCTCATCGACGAACTGGAGGAGATCGAGTCGGTCGTCGACCCGGATCGGAATCTGCTGGTACTGGACGCGGCGATCGGCCAAGAAGCCAAAGAACAGGCCCGGCGTTTCGAGGGCGCCGTCGGGATCAATGGCGTCGTGAT contains these protein-coding regions:
- a CDS encoding threonine synthase — protein: MERVCADCGRTYPVDGPWRCDCGHPLDLRDRPTLPAEPPALDRENGLWACGDFLPVEPRVTLGEGWTPLIEGAVDGLQYKLEHLFPTGSFKDRGAAVVVSHALERGADRVLEDSSGNAGLAIATYAARAGIDAEIFVPDDAKPGKLRAIERTGADLRRIEGTREDVTEACIDAVEDSEGYYASHAWEPLFLSGTATFALEVAAQRGWQAPDAVVTPLGHGTLFLGAYRGFERLHRAGWIDDVPRLCGVQASGVAPIAAARGNDRDALRNDVADGIQIADPVRQTGILEATDATDGDAVAVTAAETERAHDRLLGEGLDLDPTSATALAGLDRLVEGGVIGDDADVVVPLTGRNRSA
- a CDS encoding signal recognition particle protein Srp54, which encodes MVLDDLGSSLRGALDGLRGKSRISEEDVQAVVKEIQRSLLQADADVDLVMELSDNIESRAVEEEPPSGTSARDWVLRIVYEELVELVGDSTEIPLEPQTIVLAGLQGAGKTTTAAKIAWWFSKKGLRPAVIQTDTWRPGAYEQAEQMAERAEVDFYGDPDSDDAVQIARDGLEATEDADVRIVDTAGRHALEDDLIDELEEIESVVDPDRNLLVLDAAIGQEAKEQARRFEGAVGINGVVITKLDGTAKGGGALVAVNETDSTIAFLGTGETVKDVERFEPSGFISRLLGMGDLQQLTERVERAMEETQEEDDWEPEDLMKGEFTLKDMRKQMEAMNKMGPLDQVMDMIPGLGGGMMDQLPDDAMDVTEERMRDFEVIMDSMTENELENPRQIGRSRTERIARGSGKPKDRIRELLEQHKMMERTLKQFQGMGDADMERMMKQMDQGDMGGGGMGGMGGNPFG